From a region of the Geothrix sp. 21YS21S-2 genome:
- a CDS encoding PLP-dependent aminotransferase family protein has product MRARKVFLALVGPPDSSVGRRILLTLRQAIVDGTLAPGSPLPGTRAMASAYQANRQTVVTVIEKLEAEGLLESRQGIGTFVAETGKARPEAAPAAAGAALGFDVPSALGLESSIRQDALLLADGAPDATLAPTEELAKAYRRALGRHGAQLLGDHDPLGTPLLRDMTAEWLGMGRSTRVSADRVVLVRGSSRALNLIVTSLLKPGDVIAVENPGNRNAWEILAQGGRHPLVPLRVDSQGVDPEDLERQLAARRIRALYLTPGRQFPTGASLPPHRVERVLELAARYRTIVIEDDYDSAFVYGGIAPRPMLAEDTHGLVIHIGSFSRLLAPGLRLGYVVLPAPLVALIRRLKRFREGQGDPALEWAMGDLIRDGDLTRHLRRATEIYRVRRDTLVEALRERLGHAVSVEPPAGGMGLWIKAREGVDAEAWIRSVRNRELVLNPPSHYFLGDPEPGFRMGFAQVPEADLREGVERLVQALAAMPEPRQG; this is encoded by the coding sequence ATGCGTGCTCGGAAGGTCTTCCTGGCCCTGGTTGGCCCGCCGGATTCCTCGGTCGGGCGACGGATCCTCCTGACCCTGCGCCAGGCCATCGTGGACGGCACCCTGGCGCCCGGATCACCCCTGCCGGGCACCCGGGCGATGGCCTCCGCCTACCAGGCGAATCGCCAGACCGTCGTCACCGTCATCGAAAAACTCGAAGCCGAGGGGCTGCTCGAATCCCGCCAGGGCATCGGCACCTTCGTGGCCGAGACCGGCAAGGCCCGGCCCGAGGCCGCGCCCGCCGCGGCAGGCGCCGCGCTCGGTTTCGACGTTCCCAGCGCTCTGGGGCTTGAATCCAGCATCCGCCAGGATGCGCTGCTGCTCGCCGACGGGGCCCCCGACGCCACGCTGGCGCCCACGGAGGAGCTGGCAAAGGCCTACCGCAGGGCCCTGGGCCGCCACGGGGCCCAGCTCCTTGGGGACCACGACCCCCTGGGCACGCCGCTCCTGCGCGACATGACCGCCGAATGGCTGGGCATGGGCCGGAGCACGCGCGTGAGCGCGGACCGCGTGGTGCTGGTGCGCGGGAGCAGCAGGGCGCTGAACCTGATCGTCACGTCCCTGCTCAAGCCGGGCGACGTCATCGCCGTGGAGAATCCGGGCAACCGGAATGCGTGGGAGATCCTCGCCCAGGGCGGGAGGCACCCCCTCGTGCCCTTGCGCGTGGACTCGCAGGGCGTGGATCCGGAGGACCTTGAGCGCCAGCTGGCCGCCCGGCGCATCCGCGCACTGTACCTCACGCCGGGCCGGCAGTTTCCCACCGGGGCGTCCCTCCCGCCGCATCGGGTGGAGCGGGTCCTGGAACTGGCCGCAAGGTACCGCACGATCGTGATCGAGGACGACTACGACAGCGCTTTCGTCTACGGCGGCATCGCCCCAAGGCCCATGCTCGCCGAGGACACCCACGGCCTCGTGATCCACATCGGCTCCTTTTCGCGGCTCCTGGCCCCCGGGCTGCGCCTGGGCTACGTGGTCCTGCCTGCGCCCCTCGTGGCCCTGATCCGGCGGCTCAAGCGGTTCCGCGAGGGGCAGGGCGATCCGGCCCTGGAGTGGGCCATGGGCGACCTCATCCGGGACGGCGATCTGACCCGGCATCTTCGCCGCGCCACCGAGATCTACCGGGTCCGGCGGGACACCCTGGTGGAAGCGCTGAGGGAACGGCTGGGGCACGCCGTGTCCGTGGAGCCTCCGGCCGGAGGCATGGGGCTGTGGATCAAGGCCAGGGAGGGGGTGGATGCTGAGGCCTGGATCCGGAGCGTGCGCAACCGGGAGCTCGTCCTGAATCCACCCTCCCACTACTTCCTGGGCGACCCCGAGCCGGGCTTCCGCATGGGCTTCGCCCAGGTTCCGGAAGCGGACCTCAGGGAGGGTGTTGAACGGCTGGTCCAGGCGCTGGCCGCGATGCCGGAACCGCGCCAGGGCTGA
- a CDS encoding zinc-dependent metalloprotease, with translation MSSLPLKPFAAAMVAFGLAAQSPRPAGHSQEPRPPVPLGQAQAGPRAAEGEVKAYDKVITSEFRTQDGLFRVHSSKGKYLLEIPRTELGKEMLLIASIKGSPSSVGFPGQSAGDLTVRWELRENKVLLRLCSHAALADPSTGLARSVQAMETATIMSAFAVEAFAKDGAPVIDVTRYFGGDISELGVKGAVQGSALDAGRSFIEKVKAFPDNLNVESLLTYNASPSPLPAGGPAGPPRARTAQVTYSMVRLPEVPMMPRLADDRIGFFGYEVLDFGREDQEALKRRFISRWRLEKKDPQAPRSEPVKPIIFYIDPATPAKWVPFLKRAVEAWQPAFEAAGFIHAIQAREAPKDDPDWSMDDARHSCIRWIPSAIGNARGPHVTDPRSGEILESKIEVYHNVIQRVTDWYFTQAAPLDARARRLPLPDDLMGELIAYVVSHEVGHTLGLPHNFKASSQYSLAQIRDKDWVRRNGHVSTLMDYCRFNYVAQPEDGIDVQDLIPRIGPYDLLAVQWGYTPVAGARTPDEEKPFLDSLLEVQKTTPWLRFSDPRSEGTDPGDQSEAVGDQDAVQATTLGLKNLKRVLDLVPSANAPGSLDKLEHSYQAVLGQWGQELAHVVPLVGGWDPAPVPGPGNRSRFTPVAQERQRKAVQFLIANLFRTPAWILPDAILRTLQPGSGQTELLGFQRNVLVNLLSAPRTARLQEHEAILGNRAYTVEKLLADLRGGILTELATGARVDGYRRNLQRVYVDILGSRLTTSSAPTTAMGGLGPVRLRFNANDDTRGAIRSELKAIQGLCGKGTDRTTRIHLADLKDQITRYLDPRPAAGPAGGSTR, from the coding sequence ATGTCGAGCCTGCCCCTCAAACCCTTCGCAGCGGCCATGGTGGCCTTCGGACTCGCGGCCCAGTCCCCGCGGCCCGCGGGCCATTCCCAGGAACCCAGGCCGCCCGTCCCGCTGGGCCAGGCGCAGGCCGGTCCCCGTGCGGCGGAAGGGGAGGTGAAGGCCTACGACAAGGTCATCACCTCCGAGTTCAGGACCCAGGATGGCCTTTTCCGCGTGCATTCCAGCAAGGGCAAGTACCTCCTGGAGATCCCCAGGACCGAGCTGGGCAAGGAGATGCTCCTGATCGCCAGCATCAAGGGCAGTCCTTCCTCCGTGGGCTTCCCAGGCCAAAGCGCGGGCGACTTGACGGTCCGGTGGGAGCTACGCGAGAACAAGGTGCTCCTGCGGCTCTGCAGCCACGCCGCCCTGGCCGATCCCTCCACCGGGCTGGCCCGCAGCGTGCAGGCCATGGAAACCGCGACCATCATGAGCGCCTTTGCCGTGGAGGCCTTCGCCAAGGACGGGGCGCCGGTCATCGACGTGACCCGGTACTTCGGCGGCGACATCAGCGAACTCGGCGTCAAGGGGGCCGTGCAGGGAAGCGCCCTGGACGCCGGCCGCTCCTTCATCGAGAAGGTGAAGGCCTTCCCCGACAACCTCAACGTCGAAAGCCTGCTCACCTACAACGCCAGCCCCTCGCCCTTGCCCGCCGGCGGCCCCGCGGGCCCACCCCGCGCCCGCACCGCCCAGGTGACCTACTCCATGGTCCGGCTCCCCGAGGTGCCCATGATGCCGCGCCTGGCCGATGATCGCATCGGCTTCTTCGGCTATGAAGTCCTGGATTTCGGCAGAGAGGACCAGGAGGCCCTGAAGCGCCGCTTCATCTCGCGCTGGCGCCTGGAGAAGAAGGATCCGCAGGCCCCCAGGAGCGAACCGGTCAAGCCCATCATCTTCTACATCGATCCTGCCACGCCCGCCAAATGGGTTCCCTTCCTCAAGCGCGCCGTGGAGGCCTGGCAGCCTGCCTTCGAGGCCGCCGGTTTCATCCATGCCATCCAGGCGCGGGAGGCCCCGAAGGATGATCCCGACTGGTCCATGGATGACGCCCGCCATTCGTGCATCCGGTGGATCCCTTCGGCGATCGGCAACGCCCGGGGGCCCCACGTCACGGATCCGCGCAGCGGGGAGATCCTCGAATCCAAGATCGAGGTCTACCACAACGTCATTCAGAGGGTGACGGACTGGTACTTCACGCAGGCCGCCCCGCTGGACGCCCGCGCCCGGCGCCTGCCCTTGCCGGATGACCTGATGGGTGAACTCATTGCCTACGTGGTCTCCCACGAAGTGGGCCACACCCTGGGCCTGCCTCACAACTTCAAGGCCAGCTCCCAGTACAGCCTGGCCCAGATCCGGGACAAGGACTGGGTCCGGCGCAACGGCCACGTCTCCACCCTCATGGACTACTGCCGGTTCAACTACGTGGCCCAGCCGGAGGATGGCATCGATGTCCAGGACCTGATCCCCCGGATCGGCCCCTATGACCTGCTGGCCGTGCAGTGGGGCTATACGCCGGTGGCGGGGGCCCGGACGCCGGACGAGGAGAAACCGTTCCTGGATTCCCTGCTCGAGGTCCAGAAGACCACCCCCTGGCTCCGCTTCAGCGATCCGCGTTCGGAGGGCACGGATCCCGGCGACCAGAGCGAGGCCGTTGGCGATCAGGATGCCGTTCAGGCGACCACTCTTGGACTGAAGAACCTCAAGCGTGTCCTGGATCTGGTGCCCTCCGCCAACGCCCCCGGCAGCCTCGACAAGCTGGAGCATTCCTATCAGGCCGTTCTGGGGCAGTGGGGCCAGGAACTGGCCCACGTGGTTCCCCTGGTGGGGGGATGGGACCCGGCTCCCGTTCCCGGGCCTGGGAACAGGTCCCGGTTCACGCCTGTCGCCCAGGAACGGCAACGAAAGGCCGTGCAGTTCCTCATCGCCAACCTGTTCAGGACCCCGGCCTGGATCCTCCCGGACGCGATCCTGCGGACGCTTCAGCCCGGCAGTGGCCAGACGGAACTCCTCGGCTTCCAGCGCAATGTCCTGGTCAATCTGCTGAGCGCCCCCCGCACGGCCCGGCTGCAGGAACACGAGGCGATCCTGGGGAACAGGGCCTACACGGTGGAGAAGCTGCTGGCGGACCTCCGGGGCGGAATCCTCACCGAACTCGCCACCGGGGCAAGGGTCGACGGGTACCGCCGCAACCTCCAGCGGGTCTACGTGGACATTCTCGGCAGCCGCCTCACGACCTCATCCGCACCCACCACGGCCATGGGAGGCCTGGGCCCGGTGCGCCTGCGCTTCAACGCCAATGACGACACCCGGGGTGCCATCCGGTCCGAACTCAAGGCCATCCAGGGCCTTTGCGGAAAGGGGACGGACCGCACGACAAGGATCCACCTGGCCGACCTGAAGGACCAGATCACGCGCTACCTGGACCCCAGGCCGGCTGCCGGCCCCGCGGGCGGGAGCACCCGCTAG
- a CDS encoding fatty acid desaturase: protein MPNKRHWDLLNTSFLLGTLGLAAVLVPLEFRHSLTHWGEWVAFGIMFFAIGLGVTAGYHRLYSHRTYQASWPVRFVLLCLAAASFQNSALQWCSSHRIHHRHVDQERDPYNSTKGFWYAHWLWVMLAEGTPIEGVADLEKDPLVRWQHKYHFLIGGIVALIPAGVGLLRGNLAGYLIIGVLLRIVVTHHTTFFINSAAHFFGTRPYTDTNTARDNAFLAPFTYGEGYHNYHHMFQWDYRNGVKWYQFDPTKWLIWSLALVGLARGLRRVPDAAIRRARLAMEEKTLLASLAARSPAADRLVAARARLDHALARMQEQVEGWEVRKAERKAQKREAWVLRKAEWKAAMIQCRAEVRVAYWEWKTARLEVRRLAYA from the coding sequence GTGCCTAATAAACGACATTGGGATCTTCTTAATACCTCGTTCCTCCTGGGAACCCTCGGCCTCGCCGCGGTCCTGGTGCCCCTGGAGTTCCGGCACTCCCTGACCCACTGGGGCGAATGGGTGGCCTTCGGGATCATGTTCTTCGCCATCGGCCTGGGCGTGACGGCCGGCTACCACCGCCTCTACAGCCACCGCACCTACCAGGCCTCCTGGCCCGTGCGGTTCGTCCTCCTGTGCCTGGCCGCGGCCAGCTTCCAGAACTCCGCCCTGCAGTGGTGCAGCAGCCACCGCATCCACCACCGCCACGTGGACCAGGAGCGGGACCCCTACAACAGCACCAAGGGCTTCTGGTACGCCCACTGGCTGTGGGTCATGCTGGCCGAGGGCACGCCCATCGAGGGCGTGGCGGACCTGGAGAAGGACCCCCTCGTGCGCTGGCAGCACAAGTACCACTTCCTCATCGGCGGAATCGTCGCCCTGATCCCCGCGGGGGTGGGCCTCCTGCGGGGCAACCTCGCCGGCTACCTCATCATCGGCGTGCTCCTGCGCATCGTGGTGACCCACCACACCACGTTCTTCATCAACAGCGCCGCCCACTTCTTCGGCACGCGGCCCTACACCGACACGAACACCGCCCGGGACAACGCCTTCCTGGCGCCCTTCACCTACGGCGAGGGGTACCACAACTACCACCACATGTTCCAGTGGGACTACCGCAACGGCGTGAAGTGGTACCAGTTCGACCCCACCAAGTGGCTCATCTGGAGCCTGGCCCTGGTGGGCCTGGCCCGGGGCCTGCGCCGGGTGCCGGACGCCGCCATCCGCCGGGCCCGCCTGGCCATGGAGGAGAAGACCCTCCTGGCGAGCCTTGCCGCGCGCTCCCCCGCCGCCGACCGCCTCGTGGCCGCCCGGGCCCGCCTGGATCACGCCCTGGCCCGGATGCAGGAGCAGGTGGAAGGCTGGGAGGTCCGCAAGGCCGAGCGCAAGGCGCAGAAGCGCGAAGCCTGGGTGCTGAGGAAGGCCGAATGGAAGGCCGCCATGATCCAGTGCCGGGCGGAGGTGCGGGTGGCGTACTGGGAATGGAAGACCGCGCGCCTGGAAGTGCGGCGGCTCGCCTACGCCTAG
- a CDS encoding efflux RND transporter periplasmic adaptor subunit, with protein MDIAITTPPSRKKYYAWGGAGLGILALTIGLGRLKPAVPSVERQGILVDTVKRGPMVFQVRGTGTLQPVDVRWITTGFDSRVEKILVFPGTPVKADTVILELSNPELQQAALDAQWQFKAAEGELISAKARVQEALLDKRSSLATVKASYASARMDLDANERLEKEGLVARQVLLQARGRAEELTTRYQIEQDRLKIGEASLGAQLAANSAKVEQARALWLLKASQVEALKVRAGLKGVLQLLPVQVGQRLAPGSTLAKVAEPSRLKAELRISETQAKDLVIGQAVSVDTRNGLVQGRVARIDPAVVNGTVLVDASLEGALPKGARPDLSVEGIVELDRAADGVFVGRPVQAQAHGTLGLYRLSPDGSEAQRVQVRLGRGSVSTIEVLDGLKPGDQVILSDTSAWDASDRIRIK; from the coding sequence ATGGATATCGCCATCACCACCCCGCCCAGCCGCAAGAAGTACTACGCCTGGGGCGGCGCGGGCCTTGGCATCCTGGCGCTCACCATCGGGTTGGGGCGGCTGAAGCCGGCGGTGCCCTCCGTGGAGCGCCAGGGCATCCTCGTGGACACCGTCAAGCGCGGGCCCATGGTCTTCCAGGTGCGGGGCACCGGGACCCTCCAGCCGGTGGACGTGCGCTGGATCACCACCGGGTTCGACAGCCGGGTGGAGAAGATCCTCGTGTTCCCGGGGACCCCGGTGAAGGCCGACACCGTCATCCTCGAGCTCTCCAACCCCGAACTGCAGCAGGCCGCCCTGGACGCCCAGTGGCAGTTCAAGGCCGCCGAGGGGGAGCTGATCAGCGCCAAGGCCCGGGTCCAGGAGGCTCTCCTCGACAAGCGCTCCTCCCTGGCCACCGTGAAGGCCAGCTACGCCTCCGCCCGCATGGACCTGGACGCCAACGAGCGGCTCGAGAAGGAGGGGCTCGTGGCGCGCCAGGTGCTCCTGCAGGCCCGGGGCAGGGCCGAGGAGCTCACCACCCGCTACCAGATCGAGCAGGACCGCCTGAAGATCGGCGAGGCCTCCCTGGGAGCCCAGCTCGCCGCCAACAGCGCCAAGGTGGAGCAGGCCAGGGCCCTGTGGCTCCTGAAGGCCAGCCAGGTGGAGGCGCTCAAGGTTCGCGCGGGCCTCAAGGGCGTCCTGCAGCTTCTGCCCGTGCAGGTGGGCCAGCGCCTCGCCCCGGGCAGCACCCTGGCCAAGGTGGCCGAACCCTCGCGCCTCAAGGCCGAGCTGCGCATCAGCGAGACGCAGGCCAAGGACCTCGTCATCGGCCAGGCCGTCTCCGTGGACACGCGCAACGGGCTGGTGCAGGGGCGGGTGGCGCGCATCGACCCCGCCGTGGTCAACGGCACCGTCCTGGTGGACGCCAGCCTCGAGGGCGCGCTGCCCAAGGGCGCCCGGCCCGACCTTAGCGTCGAGGGGATCGTCGAGCTGGACCGCGCCGCCGACGGCGTCTTCGTCGGCAGGCCCGTGCAGGCCCAGGCCCACGGCACCCTCGGCCTCTACCGCCTCAGCCCCGACGGCTCCGAGGCCCAGCGCGTGCAAGTGAGGCTCGGGCGCGGCTCGGTCTCGACCATCGAAGTGCTCGACGGCCTCAAGCCCGGGGACCAGGTGATCCTCTCGGACACCAGCGCCTGGGACGCCTCCGACCGCATCCGGATCAAATAA
- a CDS encoding ABC transporter ATP-binding protein codes for MSPRSIIQLDAIRKVFTTDEVETHALSDIHLEVQEGEFISIAGPSGCGKSTLLSILGLLDTPTHGRYTLNGKPVAGLNLSERARIRNHEIGFIFQSFNLIGDLTVYENVELPLVYRGLPLGERRTRVMEALEEVGMSHRSKHLPSQLSGGQQQRVAVARAVGGRPSILLADEPTGNLDSTNGDAVMDLLKELHRRGSTICMVTHDQRFAQHADRTIHLFDGRVVEESLARA; via the coding sequence ATGTCCCCCCGTTCCATCATCCAGCTCGACGCCATCCGGAAGGTCTTCACCACCGACGAGGTGGAGACCCACGCCCTCTCCGACATCCACCTGGAGGTCCAGGAAGGGGAGTTCATCTCCATCGCCGGCCCCAGCGGCTGCGGGAAGTCCACCCTCCTTTCCATCCTCGGCCTGCTGGACACGCCCACCCACGGCCGGTACACGCTCAACGGCAAGCCCGTGGCGGGCCTGAACCTCTCTGAGCGGGCCCGCATCCGCAACCACGAGATCGGCTTCATCTTCCAGAGCTTCAATCTCATCGGCGACCTCACGGTCTACGAGAACGTCGAGCTGCCCCTGGTGTACCGCGGCCTGCCCCTGGGCGAGCGCCGCACCCGCGTCATGGAGGCCCTGGAGGAGGTGGGCATGTCCCACCGCTCCAAGCACCTCCCCAGCCAGCTCTCCGGCGGCCAGCAGCAGCGCGTGGCCGTGGCCCGCGCGGTGGGGGGCCGGCCCTCCATCCTCCTGGCCGACGAGCCCACCGGGAACCTCGACTCCACCAACGGCGACGCCGTCATGGACCTCCTGAAGGAGCTCCACCGCCGCGGCTCCACCATCTGCATGGTCACCCACGACCAGCGCTTCGCCCAGCACGCCGACCGCACCATCCACCTGTTCGACGGGCGGGTGGTGGAGGAATCCCTGGCCAGGGCCTGA
- a CDS encoding ABC transporter permease, whose protein sequence is MHPILDDLRRALRSLLKSPGFTALAVLILALGIGANAAIFSLVDRVLLQPLPYPDSDRLVAVWGAVPVRDRSDNPLSAPDFLDWQRDAGQVEGMAALTNDSLNLTGEQEPQDVPTARVSWNFFRVVGVHPVLGRDFLPEEDHTEGPRAVVLMHDFWARRFGADPGIVGRSIRLSGMDTTVVGVMPKGFRFNHRIGGTSILVPMAFTKDQLDQRGSHFLGAVARLKPGATVASCEADFKRIAAALATAYPDSNRHFTAKVVRLQDQVVVNARGTLLVLWGAVAFVLLIACANLMNLMLVRSSRRQREMAIRAALGAGPRALVWSALAESLVLGLMGGAAGLFLGHWTLNGLVAVLGSNRAGIEPVPLDARVVLFTLLLSLGAAVLFGLVPALNAERLHLADSLKEGKGSGTASHPRLRGLLVASETALATALLIGAGLMLRSLVHLQNVDPGFRSDHVLVARITLPRYKYKDAASRNAFMVELQRRLEATQGITAVGFNDTPPLVGSTSSSSYDVGDQESVDGQEALNHHITPGYFKAMGIPVLRGRDLAPQEAGAMLVNEAFARKHFPRSNPLEGRVSMDRKEEPFLPIVGVVGDVRHASLAKGAVPEMYFPMAGLSTEGFPIPSFLVVLRTVPDPVGMIPVLKRVVREVDPDLPLGLPRTMQTVLTRDRQDAQARSILLGSFAGLALLLAAVGIYAVVTFLTAQRTREIGVRMAMGAQVRDVLKLVVGQGLRMAFAGVAAGVAISLAMGRALDAQIAGVRSWDPATFATVAGLLALVGAVACLLPALKATKVDPMVALRNE, encoded by the coding sequence ATGCACCCCATCCTCGACGACCTCCGCCGCGCCCTGCGCTCCCTCCTCAAGAGCCCCGGCTTCACCGCCCTGGCGGTGCTGATCCTGGCGCTCGGCATCGGGGCCAACGCCGCCATCTTCAGCCTCGTGGACCGGGTGCTCCTGCAGCCGCTGCCCTACCCGGACTCGGACCGGCTCGTCGCCGTGTGGGGCGCCGTGCCCGTGCGGGACCGCTCCGACAACCCGCTCTCGGCCCCCGACTTCCTGGACTGGCAGCGGGACGCGGGCCAGGTGGAGGGCATGGCCGCCCTCACCAACGATTCCCTGAACCTCACCGGCGAGCAGGAACCCCAGGATGTCCCCACCGCCCGGGTCTCCTGGAACTTCTTCCGGGTCGTGGGGGTGCACCCGGTCCTGGGCCGGGACTTCCTGCCCGAGGAGGACCACACCGAGGGGCCCCGGGCCGTCGTCCTCATGCATGACTTCTGGGCCCGGCGCTTCGGCGCCGACCCCGGCATCGTGGGCCGCTCCATCCGCCTGAGCGGAATGGACACGACGGTGGTGGGAGTCATGCCCAAGGGCTTCCGCTTCAACCACCGCATCGGCGGCACCAGCATCCTGGTGCCCATGGCCTTCACGAAGGACCAGCTGGACCAGCGGGGCAGCCACTTCCTGGGGGCCGTGGCCCGGCTGAAGCCCGGGGCGACGGTCGCCTCCTGCGAGGCCGACTTCAAGCGCATCGCCGCCGCCCTCGCCACGGCCTACCCGGACTCCAACCGCCACTTCACCGCGAAGGTCGTGCGGCTCCAGGACCAGGTGGTGGTCAACGCCCGGGGGACCCTCCTGGTGCTGTGGGGCGCCGTGGCCTTCGTGCTCCTCATCGCCTGCGCCAATCTCATGAACCTCATGCTGGTCCGGAGCTCGCGCCGGCAGCGGGAGATGGCCATCCGCGCAGCCCTGGGGGCCGGCCCTCGCGCCCTGGTGTGGAGCGCCCTGGCCGAGAGCCTCGTGCTCGGCCTCATGGGAGGCGCCGCCGGCCTGTTCCTGGGCCACTGGACCCTGAACGGCCTGGTGGCCGTCCTGGGCAGCAATCGCGCGGGAATCGAACCCGTGCCCCTGGACGCGCGGGTGGTCCTGTTCACCCTCCTGCTTTCCCTGGGCGCCGCGGTCCTCTTCGGGCTGGTGCCCGCGCTCAACGCCGAACGGCTGCACCTCGCGGATTCCCTCAAGGAGGGCAAGGGCTCCGGCACGGCGTCCCACCCGCGCCTGCGGGGCCTCCTGGTGGCCTCCGAGACGGCGCTGGCCACCGCGCTGCTCATCGGGGCGGGGCTGATGCTCCGGAGCCTCGTGCACCTCCAGAACGTGGACCCGGGCTTCCGCTCCGACCATGTGCTCGTGGCGCGGATCACCCTCCCCCGCTACAAGTACAAGGACGCCGCCTCGCGCAACGCCTTCATGGTCGAACTCCAGCGCCGGCTGGAGGCCACCCAGGGCATCACCGCCGTGGGCTTCAACGACACGCCGCCCCTGGTGGGCTCGACCAGTTCGAGTTCCTACGACGTGGGGGACCAGGAGTCGGTGGATGGCCAGGAGGCCCTCAACCACCACATAACTCCGGGCTATTTCAAGGCCATGGGCATCCCGGTCCTCCGGGGCAGGGACCTCGCCCCCCAGGAAGCCGGGGCCATGCTCGTGAACGAGGCCTTCGCCCGCAAGCACTTCCCCCGCTCGAACCCCCTGGAGGGCAGGGTCTCCATGGACCGCAAGGAGGAGCCCTTCCTGCCCATCGTGGGCGTCGTGGGCGACGTGCGCCACGCCAGCCTGGCCAAGGGCGCGGTTCCGGAGATGTACTTCCCCATGGCCGGCCTCTCCACGGAGGGGTTCCCCATCCCCAGCTTCCTGGTGGTCCTGCGCACGGTTCCGGATCCGGTGGGCATGATCCCGGTGCTCAAGCGCGTGGTGCGTGAAGTGGACCCCGACCTGCCCCTGGGCCTTCCGCGGACCATGCAGACGGTCCTGACCCGGGACCGCCAGGACGCGCAGGCCCGGAGCATCCTCCTGGGCTCCTTCGCGGGGCTGGCGCTGCTCCTGGCGGCGGTCGGCATCTACGCGGTGGTGACCTTCCTCACCGCCCAGCGCACCCGGGAGATCGGGGTCCGCATGGCCATGGGCGCCCAGGTGCGGGACGTGCTGAAGCTGGTGGTGGGGCAGGGCCTTCGCATGGCCTTTGCCGGCGTGGCCGCGGGGGTCGCCATCTCCCTGGCCATGGGCCGGGCCCTGGACGCGCAGATCGCCGGCGTGAGGTCCTGGGACCCCGCGACCTTCGCCACGGTGGCGGGCCTGCTCGCCCTGGTGGGCGCCGTCGCCTGCCTCCTGCCCGCCCTGAAGGCCACGAAGGTGGACCCCATGGTGGCCCTGCGGAACGAGTGA